The nucleotide sequence GTCGATCGATCCCGTTTTCAGACGCTCGATGGCCGCACGTGGATTCGTTTCCGCAACTGTCTCGAATCGCTCGTTTGTCTCTTCCAGTAGCGATGCCGTAAGCGTCACAAGATCCGGATCGTCGTCGACACATAGAACGGTGATCTGGCCCATCCCTATCTCGACGAATGTCACATTCCCTCATAAACTCTGGCGCGGATTTACACGGCGAGAAAACGCAGACGGCGACGCGATTATTTGATAGTTAGTCGAACAGACCGGTTGAAAGATATCGTTCGCCACTGTCCCAGAAGACGGTCACGACCAGGGGCGGTTCAGCGGCGTCAGGTTCGGCCCGTTCCGCGGCGACTTCCCGGGCGATGACGCCCATCGCGCCGCTGGACTGGCCGACGAGCAATCCTTCCGCACGGGCAAGGCGTCGACATTCCGCTTCTGCATCCGCGAGTTCGATCGTCCGGACCTCGTCGATCACGTCCCGATCCAGGTTCTCGCTGATGAACCCCGGCCCCATGCCCTGGAAGTCGTCCGAGCCCGATTCGCCTGTCGAGAGGACCGCGTTCTCGGCGGGTTCGACGCCGATCACGTCCACATCCGGGAATTCCTCACGAAGCCGCCGGGCTGTCCCGCTGATCGTCCCGCCAGTGCCCACGCCGGCGACGAACGCGTCGATTTCCCGATCACCAACCTGTTCGAGAATTTCGGGCCCTGTTGTCTCGTAGTGTGCCTGGGGGTTCGCGGGGTTCTCGAACTGCCGGAGCTGGACCATCCCCTCATCGGCTTCGAGTGCATCAGCCCGATCCCGGGCGTCGGTCATGTCGCCCTCGATCAGTTCCAGATCTGCCCCGTAGGCTTCCATCAGCCGGCGGCGCTCGACGGACATGTCCGCTGGCATGACGATGGTCACGTCGTACCCCTTCGCGGCCGCGACCAGCGAGATGCCGATGCCGGTGTTCCCGCTGGTCGGCTCGACGATCCGGTCACCTGGAGAGAGGTCACCGTCGCGTTCGGCGGCCTCGATCATCCCGAGTGCGGGGCGGTCCTTCGCCGACCCGCCGGGGTTGAACGATTCGACCTTGGCGGCGACGGTCGCGCCCGGTGGCGAGTCGATCTCGACCAGCGGCGAGCCGATCGTCTCGAGAATGCTATCGTCCATTGTGCCCGGATTCGACGCCCGGGAGTAAACACCCGGCGGTCACCGGCAGGTCGTGCCGGTGTCGACACTGCCTCCCCAAGCGGTGCTGTTATTCAGCGTCGACCCCTGGATCGAACAATGATACTCGAAACGATGGAACCCAATCCGGTCTGGAACGCCGACGCCCACGCCGACACGGTCGAGACGCTCGGCGATTTCGCGGACGCGACGTTCAAAATCTGGGGCGCGGACTGGTGTGGCGACTGCCGCTCGCAGCTCCCCGACTTTGCCGCTGCGCTGGACGCGGCGGAGATTCCTGATGATCACGTCGAGCACTATCCCGTCGACCGCGACAAACAGGGTGACGGCGTCGATGCATACGGGATCGAGTACATCCCGACTGTTGTCGTCGAGCGCGACGGCGAGGAACTCGCCCGCTTCGTCGAGGCGGAGCGTGAACCGATCGCCGTCTATCTGGCAACTCAGCTCGAATCGGCCGAATCGACCGCCTGAATCGCACTCAGGGGCCGCTGTCGAACCACGCCAGGGCGTCCTCGACGTCCTGTTGGGGCTGCGAACACGTGAACTCCCGGCAGGCGTAGATCGTCGGTCCGCCGTCGGCCGCCCGCCCGGCGAAGATCGGCGGCGCGTCCTCGAGCCCGAACTGGTCTAGCCACTCCGCTAGCCCGGCTTCGGTCGCCGGTCGACGAGCGAGTACGCGAGCGGGGAGGTACACCTCTCCGACGCGTTCGCGCCACTCTGCCGGGATCTCATCGGCGGCGATCGTCAGTTCGGTCGAGCCGTGCTGGTCGCGATCACTTCCCAGCACCAGCGACGCGTGCTGGAGCGCGTCGGCGGCGATAGCACTGTGGTGTGTTTCCAGGACCGCACCCGCGACCGCTCCGAACCGATCGTGCGGGACAAATTCGTCGAGCGTGACGAGCACGTCGACAGCCACGCCG is from Halorhabdus sp. BNX81 and encodes:
- a CDS encoding thioredoxin family protein, whose translation is MILETMEPNPVWNADAHADTVETLGDFADATFKIWGADWCGDCRSQLPDFAAALDAAEIPDDHVEHYPVDRDKQGDGVDAYGIEYIPTVVVERDGEELARFVEAEREPIAVYLATQLESAESTA
- a CDS encoding PLP-dependent cysteine synthase family protein is translated as MDDSILETIGSPLVEIDSPPGATVAAKVESFNPGGSAKDRPALGMIEAAERDGDLSPGDRIVEPTSGNTGIGISLVAAAKGYDVTIVMPADMSVERRRLMEAYGADLELIEGDMTDARDRADALEADEGMVQLRQFENPANPQAHYETTGPEILEQVGDREIDAFVAGVGTGGTISGTARRLREEFPDVDVIGVEPAENAVLSTGESGSDDFQGMGPGFISENLDRDVIDEVRTIELADAEAECRRLARAEGLLVGQSSGAMGVIAREVAAERAEPDAAEPPLVVTVFWDSGERYLSTGLFD